One window of the Shewanella maritima genome contains the following:
- a CDS encoding M61 family metallopeptidase — translation MKLNSTAIFVSCALATSTWAQSALAQVEYHIDLTEPQHHNAKVTVEFPKAQSDELVINLPVWRTGRYDILPVADGIRNFKATDSRGKRLPWVRSASGEWRVELTKPTKVSVTYDLHANELGDRLRHIDDSHAYLDASGVFMYSPEFRDQQVLVNMDVPKGWQSHSGMESGRKSHSFKADNYDVLVDSPIETGINQHFSFEADGRDYEVVFWGEGNYDTEQVVNDLAKISGTASAIWDDYPFERYVYMVHATSGVRGATEHLNSTIIQLPRFMFRERADYLRFISTASHEFIHTWNVKAYRPQGMVPYDYQSENMTSLIWLSEGSTSYFQNQLLLRAGVMTPKEFFADLAKRIDRNMHTPGRDIQSIAESSLGQWVNTYGDYAINHSVSIYSEGYFTSMALDLDLIETTEQQVTYRDVHRALYRDFKIPKGFTVADVKNILKDISGKDYQAWWQEYVDAPKALDFDTLLGQAGLKANYPKDKHTIDAGITLSSKHDDLTISHVRRDGPAWQAGVIAGDEVVAINGLKVTASGFSKRLEDFKDGDEVKLTIFKNDRLTDVELTLRQAPKGKLAISGVENPSDVQKATLKAWLGIDWPFDDQGKFVKSDSVTK, via the coding sequence GTGAAACTAAACTCAACGGCTATTTTCGTTAGTTGTGCACTAGCGACATCAACTTGGGCGCAATCTGCTTTAGCTCAAGTGGAATATCACATTGACTTGACCGAACCACAGCACCATAACGCCAAAGTAACCGTTGAGTTTCCTAAAGCCCAAAGTGATGAATTGGTAATAAACCTGCCGGTTTGGCGCACCGGACGCTACGACATTTTACCTGTAGCGGATGGCATTCGTAACTTTAAGGCTACAGATAGTCGCGGCAAACGATTACCTTGGGTACGCAGTGCCAGTGGTGAGTGGCGCGTTGAGCTAACTAAGCCAACTAAGGTGAGTGTGACTTATGATCTACATGCTAACGAGCTCGGTGACAGACTACGCCATATCGACGATTCTCATGCGTATCTAGACGCATCTGGCGTATTTATGTACAGCCCTGAGTTTAGAGACCAACAAGTGCTGGTTAATATGGATGTGCCAAAAGGTTGGCAAAGTCATTCAGGCATGGAAAGCGGTCGTAAATCTCACTCATTTAAAGCAGACAACTATGATGTGCTGGTGGATTCACCGATTGAAACCGGTATTAACCAGCATTTCAGCTTCGAAGCCGATGGCCGTGATTATGAAGTGGTGTTTTGGGGCGAGGGTAACTATGACACCGAGCAAGTGGTCAACGATTTAGCTAAAATTAGTGGTACAGCGAGTGCAATTTGGGACGACTACCCATTTGAGCGTTATGTATATATGGTGCACGCCACAAGCGGCGTACGCGGTGCAACCGAGCACTTAAACTCAACGATTATCCAATTACCAAGATTTATGTTCCGTGAACGTGCTGATTATTTAAGATTTATTAGCACAGCCTCTCATGAATTTATTCATACATGGAATGTGAAAGCTTATCGCCCACAAGGTATGGTGCCTTATGACTATCAGTCGGAGAACATGACCTCTTTGATTTGGCTGTCTGAAGGCTCAACGAGCTACTTTCAAAATCAGTTGCTATTGCGCGCTGGGGTGATGACGCCAAAAGAATTCTTTGCTGATTTAGCTAAGCGTATCGATCGTAATATGCACACCCCTGGACGCGATATTCAGTCGATTGCCGAGTCGAGTTTAGGGCAGTGGGTAAATACCTATGGTGATTATGCAATTAACCATAGTGTGAGCATCTATTCTGAAGGTTACTTTACCTCGATGGCGCTGGATTTAGACTTGATTGAAACCACCGAGCAGCAGGTGACATACCGAGATGTACACCGCGCGCTTTATCGTGATTTTAAAATCCCTAAAGGCTTTACCGTTGCCGATGTGAAAAACATCTTGAAGGATATTTCAGGTAAAGATTATCAAGCTTGGTGGCAAGAATATGTCGATGCACCTAAAGCGCTAGATTTTGATACTTTGCTCGGTCAAGCCGGTTTAAAAGCTAACTACCCAAAAGACAAGCATACAATTGATGCAGGCATTACCTTATCTTCCAAACACGATGATTTAACGATTTCCCATGTGCGCCGTGACGGACCTGCGTGGCAAGCGGGTGTGATAGCCGGTGATGAAGTAGTGGCAATTAATGGATTAAAAGTGACGGCATCTGGCTTTAGTAAACGCTTAGAAGATTTTAAAGATGGGGATGAGGTTAAGCTGACCATTTTTAAAAATGATCGCCTGACCGATGTTGAACTGACGTTACGTCAAGCGCCCAAAGGCAAACTGGCTATCTCTGGTGTAGAAAACCCGAGTGATGTACAAAAGGCCACGCTTAAAGCTTGGCTTGGCATAGATTGGCCATTTGATGATCAAGGTAAGTTTGTCAAAAGTGATTCGGTCACTAAGTAA
- a CDS encoding tetratricopeptide repeat protein — translation MVNIVNANSLEQLEIQFREHPQQLYQTLLNKTQYPLIINNKQDLQQAAAVTGMSAPELHQNLVTLARLTLETSVASKNKYQQAQTLLNQLDVLAQSNLDQAMVLMLQARYKARRHQEYKTAISEFNEALTKVASESSPQATLFRYIVHEQLSSLNHLIYRPVPALSHLNHFRDIAYQLRNEYFISLAESALGKYYSRNDDKAKSLQHYSEAFRISNRLQYKALQAGTQLSLARTYRDLEQWDDALKYGHDAVATYQGLNRLSYVAQALSAIAITYKGKQEWHKAIDYYLNSEQVNRQLNNEIALGINFHNLGEAYAEIGDIQASLTSLQKANEVFRSRKLNHYLVHNELLFAKVTANENMWSATINHAQEALKLATLQSLDKETLEALEYLAKAYKNTGQLDKAIAVFEQMIVVDDRMESVAQNKDSTSDLTVQKLKFELGLIKNQLDEQAAHKKRNQLRLVGLLITTVLFFLAFVITLKRQRSVARKLTQLESEQQRDPITQVKGYQGLVNKLGAASDSQAQRTLSLVNVRALNNDDLNLGLTESNAKTQQFVDQLEHLLPVSAYIIRPGVIACYFNSRHLPEQILTAIEQALSRVKEQQAIPRFQEQESNQMIALGHVHLPLLDNPDVYVSPQLQIEAVQFALAAASTIGLPKSYISLKTLNFAPAAIFAAPLYLNLNQALSRGIIRAESNHDLDKVNWPKLKVRNESLIESQ, via the coding sequence ATGGTCAACATAGTTAACGCAAACTCTCTTGAACAGTTGGAAATTCAATTTCGCGAACACCCTCAGCAGCTGTATCAAACGCTGCTCAACAAAACCCAATACCCGCTCATCATTAACAATAAGCAAGACTTGCAGCAGGCCGCCGCTGTTACTGGCATGTCAGCGCCTGAGTTACATCAAAACCTAGTGACGCTCGCAAGGCTAACGTTAGAAACCAGCGTTGCGAGTAAAAATAAATACCAACAAGCCCAAACCCTACTTAATCAACTTGACGTACTAGCGCAATCAAACCTAGATCAAGCTATGGTGCTTATGCTGCAGGCAAGGTATAAAGCGAGACGTCACCAGGAATACAAAACTGCCATTAGCGAATTTAACGAAGCTCTCACTAAAGTTGCTTCAGAGTCTAGCCCACAGGCAACCTTGTTTCGCTATATAGTCCATGAGCAATTGAGTAGTTTAAATCACCTGATTTACCGCCCAGTGCCAGCGCTGTCCCACTTGAATCATTTTCGCGATATTGCATATCAACTACGTAATGAGTATTTCATCTCATTAGCTGAGTCAGCGCTGGGAAAATACTACAGCCGTAATGATGACAAAGCGAAGTCCCTGCAGCATTACAGCGAAGCGTTTCGTATCTCGAATCGCTTGCAATACAAGGCATTGCAAGCTGGCACTCAGCTCAGCCTCGCCCGTACTTATCGCGACTTAGAGCAATGGGATGATGCCTTAAAGTATGGCCATGATGCAGTTGCCACCTATCAAGGCTTAAACAGATTAAGCTATGTTGCTCAGGCTCTTAGCGCTATCGCCATAACTTATAAAGGTAAGCAAGAGTGGCACAAGGCAATCGACTATTACCTCAACTCAGAGCAGGTAAATAGACAGCTCAATAACGAAATAGCGCTTGGGATTAACTTTCATAATCTTGGCGAAGCTTATGCTGAAATTGGTGATATTCAAGCATCATTAACGTCCCTGCAAAAAGCCAATGAAGTATTCCGCTCTCGTAAGCTTAACCATTACCTTGTGCACAACGAGCTACTGTTTGCCAAAGTCACTGCAAATGAAAACATGTGGAGCGCTACGATTAATCACGCTCAAGAGGCGCTAAAACTCGCGACTCTGCAATCTCTGGATAAAGAAACCCTAGAGGCACTTGAGTATCTAGCCAAAGCCTACAAAAATACTGGTCAGCTTGATAAGGCAATAGCAGTTTTTGAGCAAATGATTGTGGTAGATGACAGAATGGAGTCAGTCGCACAGAATAAAGATAGCACCAGCGATCTCACTGTGCAGAAGCTTAAATTTGAACTTGGACTAATTAAAAATCAGCTTGATGAACAAGCTGCACATAAAAAGCGTAATCAACTTAGGCTTGTCGGCTTGCTTATCACCACTGTGCTGTTTTTCTTAGCCTTTGTTATCACCCTAAAACGCCAACGCTCAGTAGCGCGTAAATTGACTCAGCTAGAGTCTGAGCAGCAGCGTGATCCTATAACACAAGTGAAAGGTTACCAAGGGCTAGTCAACAAGCTTGGAGCAGCCAGTGACTCGCAAGCCCAGCGAACATTATCTCTGGTAAATGTGCGCGCTCTGAATAACGATGATTTAAATTTAGGGCTCACGGAATCAAATGCTAAGACGCAACAGTTTGTTGATCAGCTAGAGCATTTATTGCCGGTTTCAGCATACATTATTCGCCCTGGCGTTATCGCCTGTTACTTTAACTCTCGTCATCTACCAGAACAAATTCTCACAGCTATAGAACAAGCCTTAAGTCGAGTAAAAGAGCAGCAAGCTATCCCAAGATTCCAAGAGCAAGAAAGCAATCAGATGATTGCCTTAGGGCACGTGCATTTGCCCCTATTGGATAATCCAGATGTGTATGTATCACCACAACTGCAAATTGAAGCAGTACAGTTTGCACTAGCCGCGGCTAGTACTATTGGCTTACCCAAAAGCTATATTTCACTTAAAACACTCAATTTTGCCCCTGCGGCAATTTTCGCAGCGCCTCTTTATCTAAATTTAAATCAGGCGCTAAGTCGCGGCATTATTCGAGCTGAGTCAAACCATGATTTAGATAAAGTGAATTGGCCAAAGTTAAAAGTGAGGAATGAATCACTAATTGAGTCTCAATAA
- a CDS encoding GGDEF domain-containing protein produces MKDSNIAVSQISLLKQKLNAAKTALDEISNDRNDKFKTLIQFIGHLSLACKGQNLELDNKLAKLRHNLQNIDLFEEALPELIDIERLLKSQYSQTMTQLEDSRVGLSKIIRQIQRINSTPDKVKKEINYFKQDLNKPFHTVWDYIPKVETIIGFYEQILGDTLANADDYEILPQHIQLARELAVKISEIEFRKDQRDQILVMKEVLQGEITLDVLLESYQTILGLLLDNIAREKSASQDFLYALNDALTVVRDVVNSSHNNNQRSHQLKQQLNKEINLRVSNADGIIVDVDDVTDLKQQLTSQLSSLKDALSRKEALEQREQAILKKSIESMRKELNNITQEANSYKEQLFEHQKLNLLDPLTQLANRTALEDRMDQEYRNHIRFKTPLWIAITDIDHFKSVNDNFGHTTGDKTLQVIAMALKNSLRESEFVARYGGEEFVLLLPDVNEEHISQLLNRVREKIKNIPFKFKNQRITVTLSIGAAQVMENETVEEAFERADSALYKAKNNGRDRVVIDL; encoded by the coding sequence ATGAAAGATTCCAACATCGCTGTTTCACAAATATCTTTGCTAAAGCAGAAATTAAATGCCGCAAAGACAGCGTTAGATGAGATAAGCAATGATCGTAACGATAAGTTTAAAACGCTCATTCAGTTTATCGGTCACTTAAGTTTAGCTTGCAAGGGGCAAAACCTAGAGCTAGACAACAAGTTAGCTAAGTTACGTCATAACCTGCAGAATATTGATTTATTTGAAGAAGCCCTGCCCGAGCTCATTGATATTGAACGCTTACTAAAAAGCCAATATAGCCAAACCATGACGCAGCTCGAAGATAGCCGTGTTGGTTTGTCAAAAATCATTCGCCAGATCCAGCGTATCAACTCAACGCCTGACAAAGTCAAAAAAGAGATTAATTACTTTAAGCAAGATCTCAACAAGCCTTTTCACACAGTTTGGGATTACATTCCAAAAGTTGAAACCATTATTGGCTTTTATGAACAGATCCTTGGCGACACCCTAGCAAACGCTGATGACTACGAAATTTTACCGCAGCATATTCAACTTGCACGTGAGCTCGCAGTTAAGATTTCTGAAATTGAATTTAGAAAAGACCAGCGCGACCAAATTTTGGTAATGAAAGAAGTGCTGCAAGGTGAAATTACCCTTGATGTGCTGCTTGAGTCATACCAAACCATTTTAGGGCTGCTACTTGATAATATCGCCCGCGAAAAGTCTGCATCTCAAGACTTCCTATATGCGCTAAATGATGCATTAACTGTGGTACGTGACGTTGTTAACAGCTCGCACAATAATAACCAGCGTAGCCACCAATTAAAGCAGCAGTTAAATAAAGAGATTAACCTTAGGGTGAGTAATGCCGACGGCATTATTGTAGATGTAGATGATGTTACCGACCTTAAGCAGCAGCTCACATCGCAACTTAGCTCATTAAAAGATGCACTATCGCGTAAAGAAGCACTTGAGCAGCGCGAGCAAGCGATTTTGAAAAAGTCGATTGAGTCGATGCGCAAAGAGTTAAATAACATCACTCAAGAAGCCAATAGCTACAAAGAGCAGTTGTTCGAGCATCAAAAACTGAATCTACTTGACCCGTTAACTCAGCTTGCTAACCGCACAGCATTAGAAGATAGAATGGATCAAGAGTATCGTAACCATATCCGCTTTAAAACTCCGCTGTGGATCGCGATTACCGACATCGACCACTTCAAGTCTGTAAACGATAATTTTGGTCACACCACGGGCGATAAAACTCTGCAAGTCATTGCTATGGCGCTGAAAAACTCATTGCGTGAGAGTGAGTTCGTCGCCCGCTATGGTGGTGAAGAGTTCGTACTCTTGCTGCCTGATGTCAACGAAGAGCATATTTCGCAGCTGCTAAACCGGGTGCGTGAGAAGATTAAAAATATCCCATTTAAGTTTAAAAATCAGCGTATTACAGTTACGCTTTCTATCGGCGCGGCTCAAGTAATGGAAAATGAAACCGTTGAAGAAGCATTTGAACGTGCAGATTCAGCGCTTTACAAAGCGAAAAACAATGGCCGTGACCGAGTGGTGATTGACCTTTAA
- the ppnN gene encoding nucleotide 5'-monophosphate nucleosidase PpnN, with the protein MIVKISPRGSLDQLSQLEVNRLQQGVKSELYQLYRNCSLAVLASGLISDSSEDLFSEYASFDIAVLQRERGVQIELTNPPEQAFVDGEIIAGIQEHLFAVLRDLIYLSNKYDNLKHINFSNATHITNVVFDILRNAQAISPMKDPNVVVCWGGHSIKDNEYKYTKEVGYQLGLRELDICTGCGPGAMKGPMKGATIGHAKQRVKNARYIGLTEPSIIAAEPPNQIVNELVILPDIEKRLEAFVRIGHGIVIFPGGAGTAEELLYLLGILLNHHNQSIPFPIVLTGPESSADYFHQIDEFVGATLGKHAQNKYQIVIDDPVKVGQIMKQGMSEVKQYRLKTGDAYQYQWSLKIEPEFQLPFDPTHEVMANLDLNFQRNSAELAAHLRKAFSGIVAGNVKTETMALIEQHGPFAIKGDPKLMALLDKLLQAFVDQQRMKLPGSDYTPCYTIIK; encoded by the coding sequence ATGATTGTTAAAATTAGTCCCCGTGGTAGCTTAGATCAGCTGTCGCAACTTGAAGTAAACCGCCTGCAGCAAGGCGTAAAAAGTGAGCTTTATCAACTGTATCGTAACTGCTCATTAGCCGTACTCGCCTCAGGGCTAATTAGCGATAGCTCAGAAGATCTGTTCAGTGAGTACGCCTCGTTTGATATCGCAGTGTTGCAGCGTGAGCGCGGCGTGCAAATTGAGCTGACAAATCCACCTGAGCAAGCATTTGTTGATGGTGAAATTATCGCAGGTATTCAGGAGCATTTATTTGCCGTGCTTCGAGATTTGATTTACCTCAGCAACAAATATGACAACCTCAAACACATTAACTTCTCCAATGCGACTCATATCACCAATGTGGTGTTTGATATCTTGCGTAACGCCCAGGCTATCTCACCAATGAAAGACCCTAATGTTGTGGTGTGTTGGGGCGGTCACAGCATTAAAGATAACGAGTACAAATACACCAAAGAAGTGGGTTATCAATTAGGGCTACGTGAGCTAGATATTTGTACTGGCTGTGGCCCAGGCGCAATGAAAGGGCCAATGAAAGGTGCAACCATTGGTCATGCTAAACAAAGGGTTAAAAATGCCCGTTATATCGGCCTAACAGAACCAAGCATTATTGCCGCAGAGCCACCAAACCAAATCGTTAATGAATTGGTTATTTTGCCCGATATAGAAAAGCGCCTTGAAGCCTTTGTTCGTATTGGCCACGGCATTGTTATCTTTCCAGGCGGTGCGGGCACGGCTGAAGAGCTGCTGTATCTTTTGGGTATTTTGCTAAACCATCACAATCAGTCGATTCCTTTCCCCATTGTGCTGACCGGGCCTGAGTCCAGCGCCGACTACTTTCATCAAATTGATGAGTTTGTTGGCGCAACCCTTGGCAAGCATGCGCAAAACAAGTATCAAATCGTGATTGACGACCCAGTCAAAGTCGGACAAATCATGAAACAAGGCATGAGTGAGGTAAAACAATACCGCCTGAAAACTGGTGATGCTTATCAATACCAATGGTCACTAAAAATTGAGCCTGAATTTCAATTACCTTTTGATCCAACCCATGAAGTTATGGCAAATTTAGACCTTAACTTTCAGCGCAATAGTGCCGAGCTTGCCGCGCATCTGCGAAAGGCATTTTCAGGTATTGTCGCTGGTAACGTAAAAACTGAGACCATGGCGTTAATTGAGCAGCACGGTCCATTTGCTATTAAAGGCGACCCTAAGTTAATGGCTTTGCTCGACAAGCTGCTGCAAGCCTTTGTTGACCAACAAAGAATGAAGCTACCAGGCAGCGACTACACGCCCTGCTATACAATAATAAAATAA
- the xni gene encoding flap endonuclease Xni, whose product MNNLLIIDGLNLVRRIHAALPDENDITTVTNKTLSACHSLIGTHSPSHVIVVWDGDAESWRKKLYADYKKGRKPMPEALANGLEGIKASLAEQHIHSLDAASEADDVIATLALKVAEKGKVVIVSTDKGFSQLPQNNLLLWDYFKKAEFDLLAYEQKLGVQQHQLLDFIALAGDSGNKIPGINGIGPKSAADLLSKFRNLANLYRSLDNLGAKQAKKLADGKDMARLSYKLGQLQTNIPLNINLKQFRLSQTSK is encoded by the coding sequence ATGAATAATCTGCTGATCATTGACGGACTCAACCTAGTTAGGCGCATTCATGCAGCCCTACCAGATGAAAATGACATCACTACCGTTACCAATAAAACGCTAAGTGCCTGTCATAGCTTGATAGGCACTCACTCCCCTAGCCATGTCATTGTGGTTTGGGACGGTGATGCAGAGTCTTGGCGCAAAAAGCTATACGCTGACTATAAAAAAGGCCGTAAGCCAATGCCTGAGGCTCTCGCTAACGGGCTTGAAGGTATTAAAGCATCGCTCGCTGAGCAGCATATCCATTCATTAGATGCAGCGTCAGAAGCTGACGATGTCATTGCAACACTGGCTTTAAAAGTCGCTGAGAAAGGCAAGGTTGTGATTGTCTCGACCGATAAAGGATTTAGTCAGCTGCCGCAAAACAACCTATTGTTATGGGACTACTTTAAAAAGGCTGAGTTTGACTTGCTTGCCTATGAGCAAAAGCTTGGCGTGCAGCAACACCAACTGCTGGACTTTATAGCGCTTGCTGGCGATAGCGGCAATAAAATCCCCGGCATTAATGGTATCGGCCCAAAATCTGCCGCAGATTTATTATCTAAGTTTCGTAATCTTGCCAATCTGTATCGCTCGCTGGATAACCTCGGTGCCAAGCAGGCTAAAAAACTTGCAGACGGCAAAGATATGGCAAGACTCAGCTACAAGCTTGGGCAATTACAGACAAACATTCCGCTAAATATTAATTTGAAACAATTTAGACTCTCCCAAACCAGTAAATAA
- a CDS encoding DUF3192 domain-containing protein — translation MINKAPVVIGGVFIAYLVFVGVTMTVYEPSPDDRPWEDRQEHNARQMSDLEFGYTIKQVNQLLGSADFVEAKQSDDGNFKLMYYRTHHQKSDSKTTKDECTPLLFKDSQLIAWGQDTIAQYMELPVLLGLNN, via the coding sequence GTGATTAATAAAGCCCCTGTGGTCATTGGTGGTGTATTTATCGCCTATTTAGTGTTTGTTGGCGTCACTATGACTGTTTATGAACCTAGCCCTGATGATAGGCCTTGGGAAGACAGGCAAGAGCATAATGCCCGCCAAATGAGTGATTTAGAGTTCGGCTACACCATCAAACAGGTCAATCAGCTGCTTGGCAGTGCAGACTTTGTTGAAGCGAAACAAAGCGATGATGGTAACTTTAAATTGATGTATTACCGCACCCACCATCAAAAGTCTGACAGTAAGACCACCAAAGATGAGTGTACTCCACTGCTATTTAAAGACAGCCAGCTTATCGCTTGGGGACAGGACACTATCGCCCAGTATATGGAGTTGCCTGTACTACTTGGTTTAAACAACTAG
- the fliJ gene encoding flagellar export protein FliJ: MAKPDPLKTVLKIAADEEEVASLQLKSARLELQKGQNQLTALNDYRLDYMKQIGAQQGQSLSASQYHQFHRFIKQIDDAIAQQVSAVKESEKQVGYRQENWQQKQQKRKAVEMLIEKKRLAAQAAEAKREQKASDEFAIQQFFRNR; the protein is encoded by the coding sequence ATGGCTAAACCTGACCCATTAAAAACCGTATTAAAAATTGCCGCTGATGAAGAAGAGGTAGCCTCGTTGCAGCTAAAGTCGGCACGCCTTGAGCTGCAGAAAGGGCAAAACCAGCTCACTGCGCTTAACGACTATCGTTTAGATTACATGAAGCAAATTGGTGCTCAGCAGGGACAATCACTCAGTGCCAGTCAATATCATCAGTTTCATCGTTTTATTAAACAAATCGATGATGCCATTGCTCAGCAAGTCAGCGCAGTAAAAGAGTCTGAAAAGCAGGTTGGTTATCGCCAAGAAAATTGGCAACAGAAGCAGCAAAAGCGTAAAGCGGTCGAAATGCTCATTGAGAAGAAGCGCCTCGCCGCACAAGCTGCTGAAGCCAAGCGAGAGCAAAAAGCTTCAGACGAGTTTGCTATTCAGCAGTTTTTCCGAAACCGCTAA
- the fliI gene encoding flagellar protein export ATPase FliI → MATREHQLLNKIKTFGQKVPPLRPVASGQLVRVVGLTLEATGCRAPVGSLCSIETVAGELVAEVIGFDDKLLYLMPVEELRGVLPGARVQPLGEQSGLNVGLSLLGRVLDGGGEPLDGLGPLNTDQKASRHAPSINPLSRRAISEPLDVGVRAINAMLTVGKGQRMGLFAGSGVGKSVLLGMMTRGTTADIIVVGLVGERGREVKEFIEEILGEQGRARSVVVAAPADTSPLMRLRACETSTRIAEYFRDLGYNVLLLMDSLTRYAQAQREVALAVGEPPATKGYPPSVFAKLPRLVERAGNGGPGQGSITAFYTVLTEGDDQQDPIADASRAILDGHVVLSRQLADSGHYPAIDIEASISRVAPMVITDEHLDSMRKVKQMYSLYQQNKDLISIGAYSQGSDPRIDNAIRLQPAMNAFLQQSFKDAISFDDSHLMMSQIAGQCQ, encoded by the coding sequence ATGGCAACGCGTGAGCATCAGCTACTCAATAAGATAAAAACGTTTGGACAAAAGGTGCCTCCATTGCGCCCAGTAGCTAGCGGCCAGTTAGTGCGTGTTGTGGGACTAACCTTAGAGGCCACAGGTTGTCGAGCACCAGTAGGTAGCCTTTGTAGCATTGAAACCGTTGCAGGTGAACTCGTTGCCGAGGTAATTGGTTTTGATGACAAACTGCTGTATTTAATGCCAGTTGAAGAGCTTAGAGGTGTTTTGCCTGGTGCACGGGTACAGCCTTTGGGCGAGCAGTCAGGTCTCAATGTCGGCTTATCATTACTAGGCCGCGTACTCGATGGCGGCGGTGAGCCGCTCGATGGCTTAGGGCCGCTAAATACCGACCAAAAAGCGTCGCGTCATGCACCATCCATTAACCCACTTTCAAGACGAGCAATTAGTGAACCATTAGATGTTGGCGTGAGAGCAATTAATGCCATGCTGACCGTGGGAAAAGGCCAGCGTATGGGGCTGTTTGCTGGCTCAGGTGTGGGTAAATCTGTACTACTTGGCATGATGACCCGCGGCACAACAGCAGACATTATTGTCGTAGGGCTGGTGGGTGAACGTGGCCGAGAAGTGAAAGAGTTTATTGAGGAGATTTTAGGTGAGCAGGGCAGAGCGCGCTCTGTGGTGGTGGCTGCGCCTGCTGATACTTCGCCACTGATGCGTCTGCGCGCCTGTGAAACGTCTACCCGCATTGCTGAGTATTTTCGTGACCTTGGCTATAACGTATTGCTGCTAATGGATAGTTTAACTCGTTATGCTCAGGCGCAGCGTGAGGTTGCGTTAGCCGTGGGTGAGCCGCCGGCGACCAAAGGTTATCCACCATCGGTTTTTGCTAAATTGCCAAGACTGGTTGAGCGCGCCGGTAATGGCGGTCCAGGTCAGGGGTCGATTACTGCGTTTTATACCGTGCTGACTGAGGGCGACGATCAACAAGACCCGATTGCCGATGCTTCAAGAGCGATTCTAGATGGTCACGTGGTGCTCTCAAGGCAGCTCGCTGATTCTGGCCATTACCCTGCTATTGACATTGAAGCATCCATTAGCCGTGTTGCGCCTATGGTGATCACCGACGAGCATTTAGACTCAATGCGCAAAGTGAAGCAAATGTACTCCCTGTATCAGCAAAATAAAGATCTGATCTCCATTGGTGCCTACTCACAAGGTAGTGACCCACGTATAGATAACGCCATTAGGCTACAGCCAGCGATGAATGCGTTTTTGCAGCAAAGCTTCAAAGATGCGATTAGTTTTGACGATAGTCACTTGATGATGTCGCAAATCGCGGGTCAGTGTCAGTAA